The Comamonas testosteroni genome contains the following window.
GCATCTGTGGGCGCTGAACGAGCAGGATGTGGACCCGCAGTATCTGATGCGTCATATGTTGCAGGCCGATACCCTGGTCGGCTCGCGCGTCTCCGGCGGTGCAGGGGCCATCTACACCGACTTTGCGATTCACCCCGATGGTTTCTCGCGCATGCTGCTGCTGGCGGGTGCCGATCTGTCCCCGCGCCGCCTGGGTCGTCTGGTGCAGCGCGTGCTGGAGATCGAAACCTATCGCATGGCGGCGCTGCTGGGCCTGCCCGCCGCACGCAAGGCAGCAGCCGTGCTGGCCACGGCCGAGCGTGAACTGGCCGAGCTGGCCAATGCCATTCGCGCGGCCGACCGCGACACCGAGCCGGCGCTGCTGGACCGCCTGACCCGGCTGGCCGGCCAGGTGGAGAGCGAGTATGCGGCCACGCATTCGCGTTTTTCAGCCAGTTCCGCCTATTTCGAGCTGGTAGACAGGCGTATTCAGGAAATTCAGGAGACGCGGGTGGATGGCATCCAGACCATCCGTGAATTCATGGACCGGCGACTGACGCCTGCGCGCGCGACCTGCGAATGGGCGACACGCCGCCAGAATGCATTGTCCGAGCGAGTCTCCCGTGTCAGCAGTCTGTTGCGCACGCGTGTCGAGATCGAGCAGCAGCAAAGCAGCCAGCAGCTGCTGGGCACCATGAACGACCGCCAGGGCACCCAGCTCAAGCTGCAGTCCACGGTGGAAGGCCTGTCGGTCGCGGCCATCACCTACTACATCACCGGCCTGATCAGCTATCTGGCCAAGGGCGGGCAGAAGCTGGGCTGGCCCTGGTCGCCCGAGTCGACGGCGGCCGTGGCCATTCCGGTTGTGGCACTGGGCGTCTGGTGGTCGCTGCGCAGGCTGCACCACAAGCTGTTTCATGGTCGCAGTCATTGAGCATGAAATTGGATGCCAGCGCTTTCTGATAAAGCTCTAGCAGTTATTGATTTTGATAGCGTCGGGCAGTTTGTCCGGCTTGGAAACTGTGTGAAAGGACACTGACATGGACTTTGGTATCGCCGGGCGCTGGGCTCTGGTCTGCGGCGCCAGCAAGGGTTTGGGTTTTGGCTGCGCCAAGGCCCTGGCCGAAGAGGGCGTGAATCTGGTCATCAACGCCAGAAATGACGAGGCATTGCAGCTGGCCGTGCAGAAGCTGCAAGCCGTTGCTCCTCAGATCAAGGTCATCGGTGTCGCTGCAGACATCACCACGCCAGAAGGTCGCACGGCAGTGTTCGAAGCCGCCGGCGGCCCGGGCAAGGATTACGACATCGTCGTGACCAACGCCGGCGGCCCGCCTCCCGGCGACTTCCGTACCTGGGATCGTGAGGCCTGGATCAAGGCCGTGGACGCCAATATGCTGACCCCCATCGAGCTGATCAAGGCTACGGTGGATGGCATGGCCGAGCGTGGCTTCGGTCGCATCGTCAACATCACCTCCAGCGCGGTGAAGGCGCCCATCGACATCCTGGGCCTGTCCAACGGTGCGCGCAGCGGTCTGACGGGCTTTGTGGCCGGCCTGGCGCGTTCGGGCATTGCCGCCAAGGGCGTGACCATCAACAGCATACTGCCCGGCAAGTTCGACACCGACCGTCTGGTGGCAACCCATCAGGCAGCGGCCAACAAGACCGGCCAGGACCTGGATGCCGTGCGCCAGGCCCAGGCTGCCCAGATCCCTGCCAAGCGCTTTGGCACGGCCGAAGAGTTCGGCGCCATCTGTGCCTTCCTGTGCAGCCGCCAGGCCGGCTATATGACGGGCCAGAATATCCTGCCCGACGGCGGGCTGTATCCCGGCACTTACTGATCGCTGATCAACGGCCGAAACGACAAAGCCCCGCAATGCGGGGCTTTTGTCTGGGTGGGCGGCCGTTTATTTGCGGGATGACACGACGATGCCGATCACGATCAGCGCAAACGCAAGCGCGTGGTAGAGGTGCGGGGTTTCGCCGAGCACGGGAATCGACAGCAGGGCCGTGAACAGCGGAATCAGATTGCCGAAGAAGCCCGCAATGGCGGGCGTGGAGCGCTGAACGCCCATGCCCCAGAAGCGATAGGCCAGAATGGCCGGGCCCACGGCGATGAACAGCAAGCTGCCCAGCAGCGGCCAGCCCGGCACGAAGCGGAACTCGCCCAGCAAGGCTTCGCCGCCCGTGAAAAGGCCGGACCAGAGCAGGCCGAAAACGATCTGCGTGAGCAGAAAGCTGGCCCAGTGCGATTTCACTTCCTGCGGGCCGCTGCTGCGCGACAGCAGCCAGGTGTAGAAAGCCCAGGCGATGGTGGCCAGCACCATGAACAGGTCGCCGGGTACAAAGCGCAGAGCAAGCAGCGTCTGCCAGTCGCCGCGCGACATCACCACCGCCACACCCAGCACCGACAGCAAAGCTCCGCCCATCTGCCGGCGGCTGATGCGAATGCCCCAGCACAGCCGGCCTATGGCCAGCATCCAGACCGGCATGCTCGAGCTCACCAGCGTCACATTCAGCGGGGTCGAGGTCTTCAGCGCCAGGTACAGCAAGGCGTTGTAGCAGCCTATGCCCAGCAGTCCCAGCAGCATGTACTGCCGCCACAGCGGCCAGATCGGACTGTCTTTGCGCAGCACCCGCCATGCCAGCGGCAGCAGCAGCACAAAGGCGATGCACCAGCGCAGGAAGTTGAGTGCAAAGGGCGAGATCAGATCGTGAGCAAGGCGGCCCACGATGGCATTGCCGGCCCACAGTGCCGGAGCCAGGCTGAGCATGGCGACCGTGGCGGGTTTCAGGGGGGAATTCATGGGTTGCCACTGTAACGTGCGACCGTTGGTCTTTGGGCCTGTCACACCGTGTGGCGGCGGCAGTTGGCGGCAAACTGGCGAGCATCAATAGTGATGCAAGCCTTCCCGTTTTGCGAAGCTGAGCACAATGCAGTGCATGGGAGATTTTTCATGAAGCAGCAAACCACGTCGCTCCAGCAGCAATGGCTGCAAGCACAGCATGCCATGGCCTGCAGGCAGCCTCTGCGTCCGCGCCAGCCGCTGTGCATTGATGATCAACAGATCGGCAGTATCGAGGAAGACTTCGCTCGGAAGCTGGGGGAGGAGCTGCTGGCGGTGCACGAGGTCGACTTGCAGTCGGTTGCCGGGCAATGGCTTCTGATGGGCGAGGGCGGGGCGACCGAGAATCTGAACCGGCTGGCCCTGGCCATGCGCAGTGCCGGCCTTGCCGGGGCCTGGCGCAATGAACAGTTGGCGGTCTGCAATGCGCAAGGCCAGCAACTGGCAACCGTCGAGCGTGGTGCCGTGCGGCCACTGGGCATCGCCACCAGAGCCGTGCATCTGGTGGGCGTTTGTGCGGATGGCTCGATCTGGGTGCAGCAGCGCTCGGAGGACAAGGCCAACAACCCCGGCATGTGGGATACCCTGATGGGCGGCATGGTCTCGGCGGCAGATGGTTTGGCCGAGGCGCTGGCGCGTGAAACCTGGGAGGAGGCCGGTCTGCATGTGGCAGAACTCGGCGAGCTTCGGCACGGCGGAAATGTGATGTTCGCAAGACCCAGCGACGAAGCAGAGGGGCAGGGCTATATGGTCGAGCGCATAGACTGGTTCTCGGCCCTGGTGCCCGATGCGCTGCAGCCTGTGAATCAGGATGGCGAGGTACAGCGTTTCGAGCGGCTGGAGCTGACCGAGGTCCAGGGCTGGATGCTGCAGGGTCGTTTCACCCCCGAGGCCTCCCTGGTGCTTGCCGCCTACATGGGATGGTAGGGCGGCAGAGCAGCTAGCGCTGGCTCTCCAGTGCGGTGGACTTGAGCCGGCTGGGCGCCAGGGCTCCGGCCTGCTCGAGAATCGGGTAGGCCACCGAGCACAGCAGCGAGTTGATGCGTTTGAGGTCGCTGATCATGTCGATATGCAGAGAGCTGGTTTCTATGCTCGAAACCGTGTGCTGTGACAGGCGCTCCAGGTGGGTGGCCGAGTAGGCCAGCTCCAGATCGCGAAAGCGCGCTTTTTCCTCGAGCAGCTTTTGTGCTTCGCGCACATTGCCGTTGAGAAAGACACTCATGGCCAGACGCAGATTGTCCAGCAGATGCTGGGTCAGCTCGTGAATCTCCTGCTTGCCGGCGGCTGAGAACTGGCGGCCCTTCTTGATCTTCTTGTCTTCCAGATCCAGCAGCACGCGCTCGATGATGTCGCCTATCTGCTCCATATTGATGGTGAAGCTGATGATTTCCGTCCAGCGCTGACCTTCGCGCTCGTCGAGTTCGGCGCGCGAGATCTTGGTCATGTAGTACTTGATGGCCGAGTACAGATCGTCCACCGTGCCTTCCAGGTTACGCACTTCCTCGGAGAGCTTGGCGTCGTCGGTTTCGGCCACTTTTTGCAGGCCGATCAGCATGGACTCCACCACGTCGGCCTGATGCAGTGATTCGCGCACGGCACAGGTGATGGCCAGCGAAGGCGTGGACAGGGCCGAGGGGTCCAGGTGGCGTGGGCGCAGCAGCTTGGCCGCACTTTCTTCCTCGGGCTTGGGCAGCATGGCGGTCACCCAGCGGGCCACGAGCTGGGTCAGGCCGATGAAGCACAGGCTGTTGAAGACATTGAACGCCAGATGGAACATCACCACGTTCTGGCCGGCGTTGGGCAGATAGGGCTGGGCGTACTGCGACCACAGCCCGATAAAGGGCGCGACGATGGCCACGCCCATGATCTTGAACAGCAGATTGCCTATGGTGACCTGGCGCTCCTCGACCGCCGATTTGGCGGTGGTGAGCGCCGCGACCAGGCCGCTGCCCAGGTTGGCCCCCAGGGTCAGGCCCAGAGCCACATCCAGTGGAATGGCGCCTGAGCTGGCCATGGCCGCAATCAGCAGCACCACGGCCAGGCTGGAGTAGGCCAGCACAGCCAGTACCGCGCCCAGCAGCAATTCCATGAACAGATCGCTGCTGACCGAGGCCAGCAGGGTGCGCACGGCAGGGGCCTGCAGCAGGGGCTCGGTGGCTTCCACCACCAGGCGCAGGGCCAGCAGCATCAGGCCCAGGCCGATGAGCACGCGGCCGATACGGCCGGGCTTGGAGTCCTTGCGCGAGATATAGAGCACCACGCCGACAAAGATGAACAGCGGCGACAGCCAGGAGAGGTCGGTGGAGAACAGCACGGCCATCAGAGCCGTTCCGACATCGGCACCGCGCATCACGGCAAGGGCCGAGGGCAAGGTGATCAGACCCTGGCCTACAAAGGACGAGGTCATCAGCGAGGTGGCTGTACTTGATTGCACCAGGGCCGTGACGCCCATGCCCGATAGCGCTGCCGAGAAACGGTTGCTCATGCTGCGGGCGAGAATATTGCGCAGGTTTGCGCCGAAGACCTGCAGAACGCCGGTGCGAACCATCTGAGAGCCCCAGATCAAGAGGGCAATGGCTGCTAAAAGATTCAATAAATGCTTCATGTTCTGCCCGCGAAGGAGCGACCTAATATACCCCTGAGTGAGGCCAGTCTGCCCGGATGGCTCACTCTTCACGCACAAATAAGTGCGGAATAAGGAACACAATAGAACAAAAACGAATTATTCCAAACATCGTTTCTACGGATATAAATTCAGAAAAAACTGAAACTTTTTGATGCTGACGCTGCTTACGCTGCTATCAAAAGGTGATTTCATGACTGTTCCCATGCCCGGTGCCGTCCCCGTAGGCTTTCTTTTGATGCCGTTGTCGTTCATGGCGGGCACGGGTCTGCTGCTGTGGTGGGGCTGGCGGCTGTGGCATCTGCGGCGCGGCCGGCCCAGGCCGCCGATGCGCATCTGGCAATGGGTGCTGGCCGTGTGGCTGTCCATATTGCTGTTTTCCACGCTGCTGGGGCTGGTGCAAATGGTCTGGAGCGACCACCGTCAGGCGCAGCAGCTGAGTCGCCTGCAGCGGCTCACGCACATCACGCTGGAGCGGCCCATGGCATGGGGCGACATCACCTTGCCCGCGGGCAGCCATATCCAGCGCGATATGCCACAAGGCTCGGCAGACGGGACCGATGGGCAGCCCGATCTGCGGGGGCTGCAGGAAATACGCTTTCCCCATCCTGTGCCGCTGGGCGATATATGGGTCAATGCCCTGAGCGTCCACAGCCAGGTGCTGCTGGAGCTGGCCCGGCCCTACAGTTTCACGGGGCCGGGCCTGCGGACATTCCGATGCGAACCCGGAAACATGTTGCTGCTGTCCGCTGCCGAGCAGCCCACGAGCTTCGACAGGAACATGTTTCCCAGGCGCCTGAACGGTCTGGTGCTGGCGGACTGGGTGTTCGATGCCTGCTTTGTGACCACGTCCATTGGCGTGCGCTACTGGACGGATGGGCGGCTGGTCTGGGCCGCCGAACCTCTGTACGAGCCGGCCGAGACCGGGCAGGGCAGGGCTCCATGAACAAGGCCCGCAGTCTGCTTTGGTGACAGCGGGCCTTGTTCATGGGGGGGCAGCAGGTGCCTATGGCTTGCGAGTTCTGGTGCGTCTTGCGCGCAGCAGCTCGTCGAGGATCAGGAGGACGGCGCCCAGCGTGATGCCAATATCGGCCACATTGAAGGCCGGGAAATGGCTGCTGCCCCAGTAGAAGTCCAGAAAGTCCACCACATAGCCGTGCTGCAGGCGATCCACCACATTGCCGATGGCTCCGCCCAGGATGCTGGACAGCGACAGGCAGAACATCTTCTCGCCGGGGTGCTTGCGCAGCTGCCAGATGATGAGCACGGTGGCAATCACGCCGATGGCCACGAACAGCCAGCGCTGCCAGCCGCTGCCGCCCGCAAGAAAGGAGAAGGCTGCACCCGTGTTGTGCGCGCGCACGATGTTGAAGAAGCTGGTGATGGGAGTCCAGTCCCCATACTGGTAGTGGCTCAGAATCATCTGCTTGGTGATCTGATCCACGCCGATGATGACAAGCGCCCACAGCAGCCAGGGGCAGATGCGGCCAAGGCTTGCGGAGGATGTCTGGGTGTTGCTCATGACAGCTCTTTGCTAGGTTTTTTTGATAGCGGTTGGCGCTTGACTCAAAATGATTCCAGAAGGATATGCATCCGAAAGTGGCTACCAGCAGGTGCTGGCAGCTCACTTTTTTAAGGCTCAAGCCTTGGTGCGGACTTCGCCCGTGCCGTGCAGATTGCTGTCGCAGCGACCGCAGATCGAGGGGTGCTCGGGGTTCACGCCCACGTCTTCACGGTAGTGCCAGCAGCGCTCGCACTTGGCGTGCTCGCTGGCCTTCACCGTAGTGCTCAGCGCATCGCCGGCCACGGCAGTCGCTGCCGAGGTGATGAAGACGAACTTCAGATCGTCCTTGAGGCTTTGCAGCAGGGCCAGGTCTTCGGGCTCGGCCGTGAGCGTGACTTCGGCCTGCAGGGAGGAACCCACGGCGCCGGTGGTGCGCACCACTTCGATGTCCTTGTTGACTTGGTTGCGGATCTCGCACAGGCGCGTCCACTTGGCCAGCAGGCCTTCGTCGCCGGCGGGCAGCTCGGTGAACTTCTCCAGGAAGATGGATTCGCTGTGGCCTACGATCTTCCAGGCTTCCTCGGCCGTGAAGGACAGGAAGGGCGACATCCAGCGCAGCAGCGCCTGGGTGATCTGGTAGAGCGCGGTCTGGGCCGAGCGGCGAGCCAGGCTCTTGGGGGCGCTGGTGTAGAGGCGATCCTTGAGCACGTCCAGGTAGAAGCCGCCCAGGTCTTCGGAGCAGAACAGCTGCAGCTTGGCGACCACAGGGTGGAACTCGTAGACCTTGTAGTGGGCCAGGATCTCCTGCTGCAGCTGGGCCGAGCGCGCCAGCGCGAACTGGTCGATCTCCAGCATCTCGCCATAGGCCACGGCATCCTTGCTCGCATCGAAGTCGCTGGTGTTGGCCAGCAGGAAGCGCAGCGTGTTGCGGATGCGGCGATAGGCGTCCACCACGCGGGCCAGGATCTTGTCGTCGATGCCCAGGTCGCCCGAGTAGTCGGTCGAGGCCACCCACAGGCGGATGATTTCCGCGCCCATCTTGCTCGACACGTCCTGTGGCGCCACGGTGTTGCCCAGCGACTTGGACATCTTCTTGCCCTGGCCGTCCACGGTGAAGCCGTGGGTCAGCAGGCCGCGATAGGGCGCGCGGCCGAAGATGGCCGATGCCAGCAGCAGCGAGCTGTGGAACCAGCCGCGGTGCTGGTCGTGGCCTTCCAGGTACAGATCGGCCTCTGGGCCGTGGTCGTGGTGGTGCTCGGGGTGGGTGCCGCGCAGCACATGCCAGAAGGTGGAGCCCGAGTCGAACCACACCTCCAGGATGTCGGTGCTCTTGGTGTAGTGCTTGGCTTCCTCGGCACCCAGGATATCTTCGGTGCTCACGCGGCTCCAGGCCTCGATGCCGCCTTGCTCGATCATGGCCGCAGCCTGGTCGATGATCTCCATGGTGCGCGGGTGCAGAGCGCCCGTGTCCACATGCAGGAAGAAGGGGATGGGCACGCCCCACGAGCGCTGGCGCGAGATGCACCAGTCGGGACGGCCGGCGATCATGGCGCGCAGACGGTCCTGACCGTTTTGTGGGTAGAAGCTGGTCTGCTCGATGGCGTCCAGCGCGATCTGGCGCAGGGTCTTCTCGGGCTTTTGCGCGGGATCGGTGAACACGCCTTCGCCTTCGTCCATGCGGATGAACCACTGGGCGGCAGCGCGGTAGATGACGGGCGTCTTGTGGCGCCAGCAGTGAGGGTAGCTGTGGCTGATGGTGGTGGTGTCCATCAGGCGGCCCGCGACCTTCAGGGCGTCGAGGATGACGGGCACGGCCTTCCAGATATGCTGGCCGCCGAACATGGGCAGATCGGCTGCGTACACGCCGTTGCCTTGCACGGGGTTCAGGATCTGCTTGTAGTCCATGCCGTTGGACATGCAGCTGTTGAAGTCGTCCACGCCATAGGCGGGGGCCGAGTGCACGATGCCGGTGCCGTCGTCGGCGGTGGCGTATTCGGCCAGGTAGACGGGGGAGATGCGGTCAAAGCCCTTGTCCACATGGGCCAGGGGGTGCTTGAAGGGCATGTGGTCGAGCTTCTCGCCCTTGGCGGTGGCGAGCACGCGGCCCTCCAGCTTCCAGCGGGCCAGGCATTTCTCGACCAGGGCGGAGGCCACGATCAGCAGGCCGCGCTCGGTCTCCACCAGGCTGTATTCCAGATCGGGGTTGACGTTGAGCGCCTGGTTGGCAGGGATCGTCCAGGCCGTCGTCGTCCAGATGACGATGAAGGCTTGCTTGTCGAGCTTGTCCAGGCCGAATGCTGCGGCCAGCTTGGCGGGCTCGGCTGCGGGGAACATCACGTCAAGGGTCTGGCTTTGCTTGTCGGCGTATTCGATCTCGAACTCGGCCAGCGAGGAGGCACAGTCAAAGCACCAGTACACGGGCTTGAGGCCGCGGTAGACAAAGCCACGCTCCATCACCTTCTTCAAGGCACGCAGCTCGGCGGCCTCGTTGGCGTAGTTCATGGTCTTGTAGGGGTGATCCCAGTCGCCGAGCACGCCCAGGCGCTTGAAGTCCACCATCTGCTGCTCGATCTGCTCGGCGGCAAAGGCGCGGCTCTTGGCCTGCATCTCGTCGCGCGGCAGGTTGCGGCCATGCAGCTTTTCGATGGCGTTCTCGATGGGCAGGCCGTGGCAGTCCCAGCCCGGTGCGTAGAGCGCGTCGAAGCCTTCGAGCTGGCGGCTCTTGACGATCATGTCCTTGAGGATCTTGTTCACCGCATGGCCGATGTGCAGCTTGCCGTTGGCGTACGGAGGGCCGTCGTGCAGGATGAACTTGGGCGCGCCGCTGCGGGCGTCGCGCAGCTTCTTGTAGATGCCTTGGTCATCCCATTCCTTGGCCCAGGCAGGTTCGCGCTTGGGCAGGTCGCCGCGCATGGGGAAAGTGGTGTCGGGCATGTTCAGCGTGGCGCGGTAAGCGGACGCTTCGGGCTTGTTGGACTTCGAATCAGACATGGGAAACCTTGAAAGCAATGCGGTGCCCGGGCAGTTCTGCCTGGGCGTGAATGGTGAGGTGAGCGCCAGTGCGCTGCTGCGCCTGGGACGTGCGAGCAGCGAGCTTCAAATTCGGTCGCGCGTGGTCTGGCGACGGGTCTCTGTGTGCGACGAGGTGTGAGACGGTATGTGGGCCGAGGCGAAAAACGCGCGCGCGTCATCGCAGTCCTTGGCGATGCCGACCGTCAGGGCATCGAGACTGTCATACTTCAGCTCGTCGTGCAGTTTGTGCAGAAGTTCCACGCGGATGATTTTACCGTAGGCACCTTCTCCACCCAGTTGGGCGGGCCAATCGAAACAGTGGGTCTCCAGCAGCACCCGGCCGCCGTTGATGTCGTTGGGGTCCAGCGAGGGGCGTACGCCCAGGTTGGCCACGCCCTGCAGCGGCTTGTCCGTCAGCCCGTGCACCAGCACGGCAAAAATGCCACTGGCGGCCGGTTTCCAATGGTCGAAGCGCAGATTCAGCGTGCGAAAACCGTCCTCGGCTCCGCTTTGGGATTCGGCCAGCTTGCGGCCCAGCTTGCGGCCATGCACCACATGGCCCGAGATGCGGTAGGGGTGGCCCAGCAACTTGGCGGCCTGCTGCATGTCGCCGGCGGCCAGCGCCTCGCGTACGGCCGTGCTGGAGACGCGCAGGCCATGGACTTCATAGCTGTTCATGCGCGCCACATCAAAGCCAAGGGCCTGGCCGGCGTTGTCCAGCATGGCGTAATCGCCGGCGCGCTTGGAGCCAAAGCGGAAGTCGTCGCCCACCAGCACGTACTTGGCCCCCAGGCCCGAGATCAGCACGTCCTGAATGAAATCTTCGGGGCTCTGGCTGGCCAGGGCCTGGTTGAATGGCAGGATCACGACCTGGTCGACGCCGCAGACCTCGAGCTGGCTGAGCTTGTCACGCAGCGTGCCCACGCGGGCCGGAGCCAGCTCCGGCTTGCCCAGCTTCTGGGCAAAGTAGTCGCGCGGGTGCGGCTCGAAGGTCATGGCGCAGCTGGGGATGCCGCGCTGGGCGGCCTCGGCCTTGAGCAGACCCAGCATGGCTTGATGTCCCCGGTGTACACCATCAAAATTGCCAATGGTCACAGCGCAGGCCGGGGCCAGGCCGGGATGATTGATGCCGCGGAAAATCTTCATGGACTGCTTTGTTATTTATAGCAACTGGCGCCGATGCATGCGACACAAGCCGTCAATTTGACATAGTTTCAGAGTATATTGCTTCAAATCAGGCAGCTGTGGAGGCTGCACGATTGTGCTCAAAAGCGCCAAGACGCTTGTCCGTTTTCCGTGGTCCAAGTTTGACTGTATGGAGGCTGGTTGTGAAAGTCTTGAAGCTGACAGCCCAGGGGCTGCCGCAGTCCTGGGTAACGCTGGAGCAGGCGGCGCTGCATTACGCAGCAGAAGATGTGCGCTGGGAAGCCGGTGTCGAAATCGCCTGCTTTCGCGGTGGCCACAATGCGGTGACCGGCAAGCAGTCAGTCATTCACATCAACTCCATCATCGGCACCAAGGGCATGCCGAACATCAACCCGCATGAGCTGCTGCCGGGTCTGACCAATGGCAAGCTCTTTGCTCGTGACCGCTGCGTCTGCGCCTATTGCGGGCGGCGCTTCCATGAGAGCGATCTCACGCGCGAGCACATTGTCCCCGTGAGCACTGGCGGGCAGCACAGCTGGATGAACCTGGTCACGGCCTGCCGCGCCTGCAACCACCGCAAGGGAGCCAGAACCCCCGAGCAGGCCCGTATGCCCTTGCTCTACACGCCCTACACGCCCACGCTGTGGGAGGACTTCATCCTGAGAAACCGCCGCATTCTGGCCGATCAGATGGAGTTTCTCGTGGCCCATGTGCCGCGTGGATCACGCTGGCGCAGCTAAAGGAGCATGAAAAAAGCCCCGGGCTGGCGCCGCGGGGCAGGAGCAAGAGGACAGAAACGCGTTCAGACGGTGGTGGAGACGGCTTTTTGCCAGGCTTCGTAGAGGTCTTCACCCTCGTCGCGCACGCGCTGGCCGATCAGGGCCATCTCGCGCTGCTCTTCGGGCTTGGCCAGTTCCACATAGCCGCGCGCAGCCGACAGATCGTAGGGCTCGCCGTCTTCGTTGGAGTAGGCGAAGTACACCTGTTTCACGCCGGCCAGCAGCATGGCCGTGTAGCACATGGAGCAGGGATAGCCGCTGGCATACATGACGGCCCCCGACAGATCGGTGCTGCCCTGGGCCTTGGCTCCTATGCGCAGGGCCTGCATCTCGGCGTGAGCCGTGGGGTCGCAGAGCTCATCGACCTGGTTGACGGCGCGGGCCAGGACCCTGCCCTCACGTACCAGCACGGCGCCGAAGGGCCAGGTGGGCTGCCGGCGGCCTTTGACATTGCCCATGGCCAGGCGGATGGATTCGAGCAGGTATTTGCCTGTGTCGTTATCGTTGTTCATCCAGTCGTTCTCCTTGGTAAAAAATCAGCTGCCACGGTAGGTGGTGAAAAACCAGGGCGAGCACAGCATGGGCACGTGGTAGTGCTGGGTCGCGTCGAAGATGGAAAAGCGCACCAGCACTTCTTCCGACAGCGCCGTGGGTTCCTT
Protein-coding sequences here:
- a CDS encoding DUF3422 family protein, coding for MALSLLPAQHPQRVLLHNEIHARPAEIMQAPLAISHIVMLTDAAQREASREHVAALLRNHHRPLPDAATTHVLIDLGAFRLRWEQHTEFVAWTFTTPMAQAGVADVREPETAIDAVPRDWLAALPGQCLSSLHLWALNEQDVDPQYLMRHMLQADTLVGSRVSGGAGAIYTDFAIHPDGFSRMLLLAGADLSPRRLGRLVQRVLEIETYRMAALLGLPAARKAAAVLATAERELAELANAIRAADRDTEPALLDRLTRLAGQVESEYAATHSRFSASSAYFELVDRRIQEIQETRVDGIQTIREFMDRRLTPARATCEWATRRQNALSERVSRVSSLLRTRVEIEQQQSSQQLLGTMNDRQGTQLKLQSTVEGLSVAAITYYITGLISYLAKGGQKLGWPWSPESTAAVAIPVVALGVWWSLRRLHHKLFHGRSH
- a CDS encoding SDR family oxidoreductase; this translates as MDFGIAGRWALVCGASKGLGFGCAKALAEEGVNLVINARNDEALQLAVQKLQAVAPQIKVIGVAADITTPEGRTAVFEAAGGPGKDYDIVVTNAGGPPPGDFRTWDREAWIKAVDANMLTPIELIKATVDGMAERGFGRIVNITSSAVKAPIDILGLSNGARSGLTGFVAGLARSGIAAKGVTINSILPGKFDTDRLVATHQAAANKTGQDLDAVRQAQAAQIPAKRFGTAEEFGAICAFLCSRQAGYMTGQNILPDGGLYPGTY
- a CDS encoding DMT family transporter, encoding MNSPLKPATVAMLSLAPALWAGNAIVGRLAHDLISPFALNFLRWCIAFVLLLPLAWRVLRKDSPIWPLWRQYMLLGLLGIGCYNALLYLALKTSTPLNVTLVSSSMPVWMLAIGRLCWGIRISRRQMGGALLSVLGVAVVMSRGDWQTLLALRFVPGDLFMVLATIAWAFYTWLLSRSSGPQEVKSHWASFLLTQIVFGLLWSGLFTGGEALLGEFRFVPGWPLLGSLLFIAVGPAILAYRFWGMGVQRSTPAIAGFFGNLIPLFTALLSIPVLGETPHLYHALAFALIVIGIVVSSRK
- a CDS encoding NUDIX hydrolase; translated protein: MKQQTTSLQQQWLQAQHAMACRQPLRPRQPLCIDDQQIGSIEEDFARKLGEELLAVHEVDLQSVAGQWLLMGEGGATENLNRLALAMRSAGLAGAWRNEQLAVCNAQGQQLATVERGAVRPLGIATRAVHLVGVCADGSIWVQQRSEDKANNPGMWDTLMGGMVSAADGLAEALARETWEEAGLHVAELGELRHGGNVMFARPSDEAEGQGYMVERIDWFSALVPDALQPVNQDGEVQRFERLELTEVQGWMLQGRFTPEASLVLAAYMGW
- a CDS encoding Na/Pi cotransporter family protein, coding for MKHLLNLLAAIALLIWGSQMVRTGVLQVFGANLRNILARSMSNRFSAALSGMGVTALVQSSTATSLMTSSFVGQGLITLPSALAVMRGADVGTALMAVLFSTDLSWLSPLFIFVGVVLYISRKDSKPGRIGRVLIGLGLMLLALRLVVEATEPLLQAPAVRTLLASVSSDLFMELLLGAVLAVLAYSSLAVVLLIAAMASSGAIPLDVALGLTLGANLGSGLVAALTTAKSAVEERQVTIGNLLFKIMGVAIVAPFIGLWSQYAQPYLPNAGQNVVMFHLAFNVFNSLCFIGLTQLVARWVTAMLPKPEEESAAKLLRPRHLDPSALSTPSLAITCAVRESLHQADVVESMLIGLQKVAETDDAKLSEEVRNLEGTVDDLYSAIKYYMTKISRAELDEREGQRWTEIISFTINMEQIGDIIERVLLDLEDKKIKKGRQFSAAGKQEIHELTQHLLDNLRLAMSVFLNGNVREAQKLLEEKARFRDLELAYSATHLERLSQHTVSSIETSSLHIDMISDLKRINSLLCSVAYPILEQAGALAPSRLKSTALESQR
- the lspA gene encoding signal peptidase II → MSNTQTSSASLGRICPWLLWALVIIGVDQITKQMILSHYQYGDWTPITSFFNIVRAHNTGAAFSFLAGGSGWQRWLFVAIGVIATVLIIWQLRKHPGEKMFCLSLSSILGGAIGNVVDRLQHGYVVDFLDFYWGSSHFPAFNVADIGITLGAVLLILDELLRARRTRTRKP
- the ileS gene encoding isoleucine--tRNA ligase, translated to MSDSKSNKPEASAYRATLNMPDTTFPMRGDLPKREPAWAKEWDDQGIYKKLRDARSGAPKFILHDGPPYANGKLHIGHAVNKILKDMIVKSRQLEGFDALYAPGWDCHGLPIENAIEKLHGRNLPRDEMQAKSRAFAAEQIEQQMVDFKRLGVLGDWDHPYKTMNYANEAAELRALKKVMERGFVYRGLKPVYWCFDCASSLAEFEIEYADKQSQTLDVMFPAAEPAKLAAAFGLDKLDKQAFIVIWTTTAWTIPANQALNVNPDLEYSLVETERGLLIVASALVEKCLARWKLEGRVLATAKGEKLDHMPFKHPLAHVDKGFDRISPVYLAEYATADDGTGIVHSAPAYGVDDFNSCMSNGMDYKQILNPVQGNGVYAADLPMFGGQHIWKAVPVILDALKVAGRLMDTTTISHSYPHCWRHKTPVIYRAAAQWFIRMDEGEGVFTDPAQKPEKTLRQIALDAIEQTSFYPQNGQDRLRAMIAGRPDWCISRQRSWGVPIPFFLHVDTGALHPRTMEIIDQAAAMIEQGGIEAWSRVSTEDILGAEEAKHYTKSTDILEVWFDSGSTFWHVLRGTHPEHHHDHGPEADLYLEGHDQHRGWFHSSLLLASAIFGRAPYRGLLTHGFTVDGQGKKMSKSLGNTVAPQDVSSKMGAEIIRLWVASTDYSGDLGIDDKILARVVDAYRRIRNTLRFLLANTSDFDASKDAVAYGEMLEIDQFALARSAQLQQEILAHYKVYEFHPVVAKLQLFCSEDLGGFYLDVLKDRLYTSAPKSLARRSAQTALYQITQALLRWMSPFLSFTAEEAWKIVGHSESIFLEKFTELPAGDEGLLAKWTRLCEIRNQVNKDIEVVRTTGAVGSSLQAEVTLTAEPEDLALLQSLKDDLKFVFITSAATAVAGDALSTTVKASEHAKCERCWHYREDVGVNPEHPSICGRCDSNLHGTGEVRTKA